In the Geobacter sp. FeAm09 genome, one interval contains:
- a CDS encoding TolC family protein, with protein MRNLLFSIVTSGILLTGTVSWAAQLTLQECLERARQHNPTLKAAAWAPRIAEQDIRQSTAANYPRVDAQAGYTMQQAAQGAKIAGTKAETQQADYATAGLSATYTIYDFGRRNARQRMTAVLADSSTQSFEARRTDVALQVIETYFSILETGKLISAAEDEVTQVEEHRRVSQALFEEGVVTRNDVLQAEVRLAATKQKLLTMKNNRENNWLQLNFLTGSQPGFRAELDEGITLPNGATASVNESDALSRRHDIQALRLGVEAGDLEVRESKTAFYPELYTQAALNYVQNDKALEQAIMAATIGIKVNLFDGFASTAAIERAVRNRSRSQDALRQAETQVRLEIDTSRNDVNVARERIGVAQTAIRQSEENLRINRERYRERVGTATEVLDAQTLVTQAKTDYYSALYDYQVSQARLKRAAGEL; from the coding sequence ATGAGAAACCTTCTTTTTAGCATCGTCACAAGCGGCATCCTTCTGACCGGCACCGTGTCCTGGGCCGCTCAGCTCACGCTGCAGGAATGCCTGGAGCGGGCCAGACAACACAATCCCACCCTGAAAGCGGCGGCCTGGGCTCCCCGCATAGCCGAACAGGATATTCGTCAGTCAACGGCGGCCAACTATCCCCGCGTTGACGCCCAGGCCGGCTATACCATGCAGCAAGCCGCCCAAGGCGCGAAAATCGCCGGCACGAAAGCCGAGACCCAACAGGCGGACTACGCCACCGCCGGCCTCTCCGCCACCTACACCATCTACGATTTCGGCCGCCGGAACGCCCGGCAGCGGATGACCGCGGTCCTCGCCGACTCCTCCACCCAATCCTTTGAGGCCCGGCGCACGGACGTGGCCTTGCAGGTGATCGAGACCTATTTTTCCATCCTTGAAACCGGCAAGCTGATCTCAGCGGCAGAGGACGAGGTAACCCAGGTGGAAGAACACCGTCGCGTGTCCCAGGCGCTGTTCGAGGAAGGGGTCGTTACGCGCAACGATGTGCTGCAGGCCGAGGTGCGCCTGGCTGCAACCAAGCAAAAGCTTCTGACCATGAAGAACAATAGGGAGAACAACTGGCTGCAGCTCAATTTTCTGACCGGTTCCCAACCCGGGTTTCGCGCGGAACTAGATGAGGGCATCACTCTTCCAAACGGCGCGACGGCATCGGTGAACGAGAGCGACGCACTCTCCCGGCGCCACGATATCCAGGCCCTGCGCCTCGGCGTGGAAGCCGGCGATCTGGAGGTGCGCGAAAGCAAGACCGCCTTCTACCCGGAACTCTACACCCAGGCCGCCCTCAACTACGTGCAAAACGACAAGGCTCTGGAACAGGCCATCATGGCGGCCACCATCGGCATCAAGGTCAACCTGTTCGACGGCTTTGCCTCAACCGCAGCCATCGAAAGGGCCGTGCGCAACCGTTCCAGAAGCCAGGATGCCCTGCGCCAGGCGGAGACCCAGGTGCGCCTGGAGATCGACACCTCCCGCAACGATGTCAACGTGGCCAGGGAACGGATCGGCGTGGCCCAGACCGCCATCCGCCAGAGCGAGGAGAACCTGCGCATCAACCGGGAGCGGTACCGGGAACGGGTCGGCACGGCAACGGAGGTGCTGGACGCCCAGACCCTGGTCACCCAGGCCAAGACCGACTACTACAGTGCACTGTACGACTACCAGGTTTCCCAGGCCCGCTTGAAGCGCGCCGCCGGGGAACTGTAA
- a CDS encoding HlyD family secretion protein, translating to MADDTNAAPTEETATRATPSPSGTAAPEPEGGRQGATKRRKAFIILLIIFIAGGWFGFKWLVKSKTHIETDNAFIEARIVPVSAKVSGTVARVLVNDNQLVKQGDLLVELDDRDYRVKVAQTEAGVGMAKNETGGEYQKVEGARANLQAARATYDQAVLDANRGEALFSREVIPREQLDRLRTAKRVADSRLKEAAEALKRAQAEAGLSNRDGNKARIAQRKAQMDEAKLQLSYTKVFAPRDGYITRKSIEPGTNIQAGQSLMALVPLQDAWITANYKESQLTYIKPGQKVEFTVDTYPGRTFSGSVDSIMAGTGAAFSLLPRRTPPATTSRSSSGFR from the coding sequence ATGGCAGACGATACGAACGCAGCACCGACAGAAGAAACCGCGACCAGGGCCACCCCGTCCCCGTCCGGCACGGCGGCACCGGAGCCGGAGGGGGGCAGACAGGGCGCCACCAAGCGCCGCAAGGCGTTTATCATCCTCCTGATCATCTTCATCGCCGGAGGATGGTTCGGGTTCAAATGGCTGGTCAAGAGCAAGACCCACATCGAGACCGACAACGCATTCATCGAGGCCCGCATCGTGCCGGTTTCCGCCAAGGTGTCCGGCACCGTGGCCCGCGTGCTGGTGAACGACAACCAGTTGGTCAAGCAGGGGGACCTGCTGGTGGAACTCGACGACCGCGACTACCGGGTGAAGGTCGCCCAGACCGAGGCGGGGGTCGGCATGGCGAAAAACGAAACCGGCGGGGAATACCAGAAGGTGGAGGGGGCACGGGCGAACCTCCAGGCGGCACGGGCCACTTATGATCAGGCGGTCCTGGACGCAAACCGCGGCGAGGCGCTCTTCAGCCGCGAAGTGATCCCCCGGGAACAGCTCGACCGCCTCAGAACCGCCAAGCGGGTCGCCGACTCACGACTGAAGGAGGCTGCCGAGGCCCTCAAACGCGCCCAGGCCGAGGCGGGGCTGTCCAACCGGGACGGCAACAAGGCGCGGATAGCCCAACGCAAGGCGCAAATGGATGAGGCAAAACTTCAGCTCTCCTATACCAAGGTCTTTGCACCCCGGGATGGCTACATAACGCGCAAGTCCATCGAGCCGGGCACCAACATCCAGGCGGGGCAGTCGCTGATGGCGCTCGTGCCGTTGCAGGACGCCTGGATTACGGCCAACTACAAGGAAAGCCAGTTGACCTATATCAAACCCGGCCAGAAGGTGGAGTTCACGGTGGACACCTATCCGGGACGGACCTTCAGCGGCAGCGTGGACAGCATCATGGCCGGCACCGGTGCGGCGTTTTCCCTGCTCCCCCGGAGAACGCCACCGGCAACTACGTCAAGGTCGTCCAGCGGGTTCCGGTGA
- a CDS encoding DHA2 family efflux MFS transporter permease subunit, whose amino-acid sequence MSTSEDKNINKWLITITVMLPTIMEIIDTSVANVALPHMQGSLNAGTDEVTWVLTSYLVSNAVVLPMTGWLARVFGRKRFLMTCIALFTLASLLCGSAPNLASLIFFRVLQGAAGGALIPISQAIMMETFPPHQRGMAMAIFGIGAMTGPIVGPALGGWITDNLNWRWIFYINLPVGIIAFIMCAFFIFDPAYLKRGRERISIDYWGLFLLTVSMGSLQVVLDKGQQDDWFSSRFIITFSVITVISLIALVWVELTHEHPIINLRLFKNVSFSAGNFIMFVVGFCLYSSIMLIPLFLQTLMGYSATDAGMVMAPGGVATLLTMPFVGAAMAKRDGRKIVFFGLLIGAASMFIMQGLNLQGAFWNYTWPRIVLGFGLAMIFVPLTTVTLATIPKPEMGNATGMFNLLRNIGGSVGIAMATTLLARLEQFYQNSLVAHISPYNPAWQMRFEGLKHALAAKGIVGSQADKTALGMMYGALRRQAGALAFNRIFFIIGLTFLAIIPLLFLLKRTSHQEGGGMGH is encoded by the coding sequence ATGTCCACATCCGAAGACAAAAACATCAATAAGTGGCTGATCACCATCACGGTGATGCTCCCCACCATCATGGAGATCATCGACACCTCGGTGGCCAACGTGGCCCTGCCCCACATGCAGGGGAGCCTCAACGCCGGCACCGACGAGGTCACCTGGGTGCTGACCTCCTATCTGGTCAGCAACGCCGTGGTGCTCCCCATGACCGGCTGGCTGGCGCGGGTCTTCGGGCGAAAGCGTTTTCTGATGACCTGCATCGCCCTGTTCACCCTGGCCTCCCTCCTGTGCGGCTCGGCCCCCAACCTGGCCTCGCTGATCTTCTTCCGGGTACTTCAGGGCGCCGCCGGAGGCGCACTGATTCCCATCAGCCAGGCCATCATGATGGAGACCTTCCCGCCGCACCAGCGGGGCATGGCCATGGCCATCTTCGGCATCGGGGCCATGACCGGACCGATCGTCGGCCCGGCGCTGGGAGGCTGGATCACCGACAACCTCAACTGGCGCTGGATCTTCTACATCAATCTGCCGGTGGGCATCATCGCCTTCATCATGTGCGCCTTCTTCATCTTCGACCCCGCCTATCTCAAGCGCGGCAGGGAACGGATTTCCATCGACTACTGGGGGCTGTTCCTGCTCACCGTCAGCATGGGGTCGCTCCAGGTGGTACTGGACAAGGGGCAGCAGGATGACTGGTTCAGCTCGCGGTTCATCATCACCTTCAGCGTGATCACCGTCATCTCGCTCATAGCGCTGGTCTGGGTGGAACTGACCCACGAGCACCCCATCATCAACCTGCGCCTGTTCAAGAACGTCTCTTTTTCGGCCGGCAACTTCATCATGTTCGTGGTCGGCTTCTGCCTGTACAGCTCCATCATGCTGATCCCGCTCTTCCTGCAGACCCTCATGGGGTATTCGGCCACCGACGCCGGCATGGTCATGGCCCCCGGCGGTGTGGCCACCCTCCTGACCATGCCCTTTGTGGGCGCAGCCATGGCCAAGCGCGACGGCCGCAAGATCGTCTTCTTCGGCCTGCTCATCGGCGCCGCCTCCATGTTCATCATGCAGGGGCTCAACCTGCAAGGGGCATTCTGGAACTATACCTGGCCGCGCATCGTTTTGGGTTTCGGCCTGGCCATGATCTTCGTGCCCCTGACCACCGTTACCCTGGCCACCATCCCCAAGCCTGAGATGGGCAACGCCACCGGCATGTTCAATCTGTTGCGCAACATCGGCGGCAGCGTCGGCATCGCCATGGCCACCACCCTCCTGGCGCGCCTGGAACAGTTCTACCAGAATAGCCTGGTCGCCCATATATCTCCCTACAACCCGGCCTGGCAGATGCGTTTCGAGGGGCTGAAGCACGCCCTGGCGGCCAAGGGCATCGTCGGGAGCCAGGCCGACAAGACCGCCCTGGGCATGATGTACGGGGCCTTGCGCCGGCAGGCCGGCGCCCTGGCCTTCAACCGCATTTTCTTCATTATCGGCCTGACCTTTCTGGCCATCATCCCCCTGCTGTTCCTCCTGAAACGGACCTCACACCAGGAGGGGGGCGGCATGGGGCATTAA
- a CDS encoding methyltransferase: MDLPELLQLSGSYWSTCTLHAGVKLAVFTPLADRPLTVSQLAGLITADERGLAMLLNALTAMDLLAKEADTFCATPFSARYLSATSDAYMGHIIMHHHHLMEGWSRLDEAVKSGAPVRRRSSHEAGAAERESFLLGMFNLASLLAPKVAAQIDLGGRRRLLDLAGGPGTYAIHFCKQNPDLTAVIYDLPTTRPFAEQTVDRFGLSGRITFSAGDIVSDAIGTGYDVVWVSHLLHSEGPAASAAIVAKAAAALNDGGLLLIQEFILDDSRAAPLHPALFSLNMLVGTPEGQSYAQGELQEMMKAAGLRETRRLEIDLPNGAGIMAGIR, encoded by the coding sequence ATGGACCTGCCGGAACTGCTGCAACTCTCGGGAAGCTACTGGAGCACCTGCACGCTGCACGCCGGTGTCAAGCTCGCTGTCTTCACCCCCCTGGCCGACCGGCCTCTGACCGTATCCCAACTGGCGGGGCTCATTACCGCCGACGAACGCGGCCTGGCAATGCTGCTGAATGCGCTGACCGCCATGGACCTGCTCGCCAAGGAAGCGGACACGTTTTGCGCCACTCCCTTCAGCGCCCGCTATCTCTCCGCAACATCCGACGCCTACATGGGGCACATCATCATGCATCATCACCACCTGATGGAAGGGTGGAGCCGCCTGGACGAGGCGGTAAAAAGCGGTGCCCCGGTCCGCAGGCGTTCGTCCCACGAGGCGGGAGCCGCAGAGCGGGAAAGCTTTTTGCTGGGCATGTTCAACCTCGCCTCCCTGCTGGCCCCCAAGGTAGCGGCGCAGATCGACCTGGGCGGCCGCCGCAGGCTGCTCGACCTGGCGGGCGGGCCGGGCACCTACGCCATCCATTTCTGCAAGCAGAATCCCGACCTGACCGCGGTCATCTACGACCTCCCCACCACCCGCCCCTTTGCCGAGCAGACCGTAGACCGTTTCGGTCTTTCCGGCCGCATCACCTTCAGCGCGGGGGATATCGTAAGCGACGCCATCGGCACCGGCTATGACGTGGTCTGGGTCTCCCACCTGCTGCACAGCGAAGGGCCGGCAGCCAGCGCGGCGATCGTGGCCAAGGCTGCGGCCGCCCTGAATGACGGTGGCCTGTTGCTGATCCAGGAGTTCATCCTTGACGACAGCCGGGCCGCCCCGCTCCACCCTGCCCTGTTCTCGCTCAACATGCTGGTGGGGACGCCTGAGGGACAGTCCTACGCCCAGGGGGAACTGCAGGAGATGATGAAGGCCGCAGGCCTCAGGGAGACGCGGCGCCTGGAGATCGACCTGCCCAACGGCGCGGGGATCATGGCGGGGATACGGTAG
- a CDS encoding iron-containing alcohol dehydrogenase, which translates to MKFEFQNPTRLIFAAGALSRLGEVASAHGKRALLVTGGGSVKRSGVFDRAVSSLELAGVSVVECSGIEPNPRISSVVRGAGLARSEKCDVVIALGGGSTMDASKVIAAAALYEGDPWDMFLHGQEKVHVPASALPVITVPTLAATGSEMNCGAVISNETTKVKSFIQAVCLYPRVALVDPELTLTVPADHTAYGVCDIITHVTEGYFNGVEGTPLQDRFAEGVILTAMEWGKKAVADGSDLEARAQLQWASIVALNGWVQIGTNAAFPVHMIEHTLSALHDIAHGAGLAVVNPAWMRCAAKARPARFAQFAQRIFGVPARPGDEFGCAIEGIERFEAFLASIGCPLRLSQVGIGDSLLPQYARDTLAIVHDDQGRLPGCPPMEEAEITGLLRSVL; encoded by the coding sequence ATGAAATTCGAATTCCAGAATCCAACCCGTCTGATCTTTGCCGCCGGTGCACTCTCTCGTCTGGGTGAGGTGGCAAGCGCACACGGTAAACGCGCCCTGCTGGTAACCGGCGGCGGCAGCGTCAAGCGCAGCGGCGTCTTTGACCGCGCCGTTTCCAGCCTGGAGCTTGCCGGTGTCTCGGTGGTTGAGTGCTCCGGTATCGAGCCCAACCCCAGGATCTCGTCGGTCGTCCGTGGCGCCGGGCTCGCCAGAAGCGAAAAGTGCGATGTGGTCATCGCCCTTGGGGGCGGCAGCACCATGGACGCCTCCAAGGTGATTGCGGCGGCTGCCCTCTATGAAGGTGACCCGTGGGACATGTTCCTCCATGGACAGGAAAAAGTGCATGTACCGGCCTCGGCCCTCCCGGTTATTACCGTGCCGACGCTGGCTGCCACCGGATCGGAGATGAACTGCGGAGCGGTCATCAGCAACGAAACGACAAAGGTGAAATCGTTCATACAGGCCGTCTGCCTCTACCCCCGGGTCGCCCTGGTGGACCCGGAGTTGACCCTGACGGTTCCGGCGGACCATACCGCCTACGGCGTCTGCGACATTATCACCCATGTGACCGAAGGGTACTTCAACGGCGTGGAGGGAACGCCCCTGCAGGACCGCTTTGCCGAAGGGGTCATTCTCACGGCTATGGAGTGGGGTAAAAAGGCGGTGGCCGACGGGAGCGACCTGGAGGCTCGCGCCCAGTTGCAATGGGCGTCGATCGTGGCCCTCAACGGCTGGGTACAAATCGGCACCAATGCGGCCTTTCCGGTGCACATGATCGAACACACGCTGTCCGCTCTCCACGATATCGCCCACGGGGCGGGGCTGGCCGTGGTCAACCCCGCCTGGATGCGTTGTGCCGCCAAGGCCCGTCCGGCACGCTTCGCCCAGTTTGCCCAGCGCATCTTCGGGGTGCCGGCCAGGCCGGGGGACGAGTTCGGCTGCGCCATCGAAGGCATTGAGCGCTTCGAGGCATTCCTCGCTTCCATCGGTTGCCCGTTGCGGCTGTCGCAGGTGGGTATCGGCGATTCGTTGCTCCCGCAGTATGCCCGGGATACCCTTGCCATCGTACACGACGACCAGGGACGGCTCCCCGGTTGCCCCCCCATGGAAGAAGCGGAGATTACCGGACTTCTGCGTTCGGTGCTGTAA
- a CDS encoding AraC family transcriptional regulator, producing MNGSIEAALEGLAEGIARWTDQNTLLETAIPGLMLYRHDKPTPPQNALYEPSICLVAQGAKRVLFGDDAYVYDAHHYLVTSIHLPTMVHIVEASEERPCRGLVLKLDLREISQLMVDSHLPPPRAQQSGRGMLLGEMTLPLVNAFQRLIDLLAEEKDIPILARVIQREITYRLLVGDQGAHLRQIASVGSQSHQIARAVDWLKNHFTQPLRIDDLAEQASMSSATFHHHFRSMTALSPLQFQKQLRLQEARRLMLAERMDAATAAFQVGYESPSQFSREYNRLFGAPPLRDIANLRQAILGESAQNRHA from the coding sequence ATGAACGGGAGCATAGAAGCGGCGCTCGAAGGCCTGGCAGAGGGCATTGCCCGATGGACCGACCAAAACACCCTGCTTGAAACGGCAATCCCGGGCCTGATGCTTTACCGGCACGATAAACCGACCCCGCCGCAGAACGCGCTGTACGAGCCGAGCATTTGCCTGGTTGCCCAAGGTGCCAAGCGCGTGTTGTTCGGCGATGACGCCTATGTATATGACGCCCACCACTATCTGGTTACGTCCATACATCTGCCCACCATGGTACACATTGTCGAAGCGAGTGAGGAGCGGCCTTGCCGGGGACTGGTATTGAAGCTTGATCTGCGCGAGATCTCGCAACTGATGGTTGATAGCCATCTCCCCCCGCCACGTGCGCAGCAATCGGGCCGTGGCATGCTGCTCGGCGAAATGACGTTGCCGTTGGTCAACGCCTTTCAGCGGTTGATCGATCTGCTTGCGGAAGAGAAGGATATACCGATCCTTGCGCGGGTTATCCAGCGGGAAATCACCTATCGATTGCTTGTGGGGGACCAGGGCGCGCATCTGCGCCAGATAGCATCGGTGGGGAGCCAGAGCCACCAGATCGCGCGGGCGGTCGATTGGCTGAAGAACCACTTCACCCAGCCGCTGCGTATCGATGACCTGGCCGAGCAGGCCAGCATGAGCAGCGCAACGTTTCATCATCACTTCCGCTCGATGACCGCCCTCAGTCCCTTGCAGTTCCAGAAGCAGTTGCGTCTCCAGGAAGCCCGGCGTTTAATGCTGGCAGAACGAATGGATGCCGCAACCGCTGCATTTCAGGTGGGGTACGAGAGCCCTTCCCAGTTCAGCCGAGAATACAACCGTCTGTTTGGGGCACCGCCACTGCGGGACATCGCGAACTTGCGCCAAGCAATTCTCGGTGAGAGTGCCCAGAACCGGCATGCATAG
- a CDS encoding 2-oxoacid:acceptor oxidoreductase family protein has translation MSRYELRFSGAGGQGLITAGIIMAKAASIYEGKQAVQSQSYGPEARGGASKSEVIISDGPIDYPKVTECDALLAMTQEACNKYSHDLKEGGVLLVDSDLVTTLPQGNFKTVAFPIINTAKNEVGREIVANIVALGAMVALTGQVSRENAEKAVLSSVPEAFLELNKKAFSMGYEKALAAS, from the coding sequence ATGTCCAGATATGAACTCAGGTTTTCCGGCGCAGGCGGACAGGGTCTGATCACCGCCGGGATCATTATGGCAAAGGCCGCCTCCATCTACGAAGGGAAGCAGGCCGTCCAGTCCCAGAGCTACGGCCCCGAGGCCCGCGGCGGCGCATCCAAGTCGGAGGTCATCATCTCCGACGGTCCGATCGACTACCCCAAGGTTACCGAGTGCGACGCGCTCCTGGCCATGACCCAGGAAGCTTGCAACAAGTACTCCCATGACCTCAAGGAAGGTGGCGTCCTGCTGGTCGACTCCGACCTGGTCACGACGCTGCCCCAGGGCAATTTCAAGACCGTGGCCTTTCCGATCATCAACACCGCCAAGAATGAGGTGGGGCGCGAGATCGTCGCCAACATCGTGGCCCTGGGCGCCATGGTCGCCCTGACCGGCCAGGTCAGCCGGGAGAACGCGGAGAAGGCCGTACTCTCCAGCGTTCCCGAGGCGTTCCTGGAACTGAACAAGAAGGCCTTCAGCATGGGCTACGAAAAGGCCCTGGCCGCCAGCTAA
- a CDS encoding 2-oxoacid:ferredoxin oxidoreductase subunit beta, with protein sequence MAFDYEKYIRPGKLPHIWCPGCGHGIVMKGLIRAIDALKMDTKNTAIVSGIGCASRLPGYMDCCTLHTAHGRAAAFATGVKLAKPEMNVILVGGDGDGTAIGGNHFIHACRRNIDMTYIILNNKIYGMTGGQFSPATPTGAKASTTPYGNPDPPFDIAKLAIGAGATFVARGTAYHATQIDKLIAEAIQHKGFSVVEILDDCPTTYGRRNKFKSVIEMMNHLKEISVPVKAAEKMTAEQLQGKVLTGVLYKEEKPEYTAEYAKVIERAQAK encoded by the coding sequence ATGGCTTTTGATTACGAAAAGTATATTCGCCCCGGCAAACTGCCCCATATCTGGTGCCCCGGCTGCGGCCACGGCATCGTCATGAAGGGGCTCATCCGGGCGATTGATGCGCTGAAGATGGATACCAAGAACACCGCCATCGTTTCCGGCATCGGCTGTGCTTCCCGTCTGCCCGGCTATATGGACTGCTGCACCCTGCATACCGCCCACGGCCGCGCCGCGGCTTTCGCCACCGGCGTCAAGCTGGCCAAACCCGAGATGAACGTGATCCTGGTGGGCGGCGACGGCGACGGCACCGCCATCGGCGGCAACCACTTCATCCATGCCTGCCGTCGTAACATCGACATGACCTATATCATCCTCAACAACAAGATCTACGGCATGACCGGCGGCCAGTTCTCTCCCGCCACGCCGACCGGCGCCAAGGCCTCCACGACCCCCTACGGCAACCCCGATCCTCCCTTCGACATCGCCAAGCTGGCCATCGGCGCCGGCGCCACCTTCGTGGCCCGCGGCACCGCCTACCACGCTACGCAGATCGACAAACTGATCGCCGAGGCCATCCAGCACAAGGGCTTCTCCGTGGTGGAGATCCTGGACGACTGCCCGACCACCTACGGTCGGCGCAACAAGTTCAAATCGGTCATCGAGATGATGAACCACCTCAAGGAGATCTCGGTTCCGGTCAAGGCCGCCGAAAAGATGACCGCCGAGCAGTTGCAGGGCAAGGTCCTTACCGGTGTCCTCTACAAGGAAGAAAAGCCGGAATACACCGCCGAGTATGCCAAGGTGATCGAGCGCGCCCAGGCCAAGTAA
- a CDS encoding 2-oxoacid:acceptor oxidoreductase subunit alpha — translation MAKKVAFLQGNEAAAHGAIYAGCNFFAGYPITPSTEVAEVCSVELPKLGGKFIQMEDEIGAMAAILGASLAGSKVLTSTSGPGLSLKQELIGYGCIAEIPCVIYNVMRGGPSTGMPTGPSQSDVMAAKWGTHGDHPAICLVPASVQETYEEIIRAFNLSEKYRTPVMVMPDEIVAHMRERIVFPEPGEIEVVPRKTPTVPPEQYKPYDVSFGDVPPLAAYGTGYKFHVTGLNKMQDGFPTTKAEIVQAEEERQVRKVNANVDDIVTFEEYLLDDAEVAVIAYGSTSRSARYAVNSAREQGIKAGMFRIKTFWPFPEKQLKALAGKVKGFVTPEMNLGMCTGEVERCTQGKIPVLGIFRVDGEPINPDQIVAKIKEVK, via the coding sequence GTGGCAAAAAAAGTAGCGTTTCTTCAGGGTAACGAGGCCGCAGCCCATGGCGCCATCTACGCCGGCTGCAACTTTTTCGCCGGATACCCGATCACACCCTCGACAGAGGTCGCGGAAGTCTGTTCCGTCGAACTGCCCAAGCTGGGCGGCAAGTTCATCCAGATGGAGGACGAGATCGGCGCCATGGCTGCCATTCTTGGCGCCTCCCTGGCCGGCTCCAAGGTTCTGACCTCCACCTCCGGCCCCGGCCTTTCCCTCAAGCAGGAACTGATCGGTTACGGATGTATAGCCGAGATCCCCTGCGTCATCTACAACGTCATGCGCGGCGGCCCTTCCACCGGTATGCCCACCGGACCGAGCCAGTCGGACGTGATGGCCGCCAAGTGGGGCACCCACGGCGATCATCCGGCCATCTGCCTGGTGCCGGCTTCGGTGCAGGAGACCTACGAAGAGATCATCCGCGCCTTCAATCTCTCCGAAAAGTATCGCACCCCGGTCATGGTCATGCCGGACGAGATCGTGGCCCACATGCGCGAGCGCATCGTCTTCCCCGAGCCGGGCGAGATCGAGGTTGTGCCCCGCAAGACCCCGACCGTGCCGCCCGAGCAGTACAAACCTTATGACGTAAGCTTCGGCGACGTGCCGCCCCTGGCCGCATACGGCACCGGCTACAAGTTCCATGTCACCGGCCTCAACAAGATGCAGGACGGCTTCCCCACCACCAAGGCCGAGATCGTCCAGGCCGAAGAGGAGCGCCAGGTCCGTAAGGTCAACGCCAACGTGGACGATATCGTCACCTTCGAGGAATACCTGCTGGATGACGCCGAGGTTGCGGTCATCGCCTACGGCTCCACCTCCCGTTCCGCCCGCTACGCCGTGAATAGCGCCCGCGAACAGGGCATCAAGGCCGGCATGTTCCGCATCAAGACCTTCTGGCCGTTTCCGGAGAAGCAGCTCAAGGCCCTGGCCGGCAAGGTCAAGGGTTTCGTAACCCCGGAGATGAACCTGGGCATGTGCACCGGCGAAGTCGAGCGGTGCACCCAGGGGAAGATCCCGGTCCTCGGCATCTTCCGCGTTGACGGTGAGCCGATCAATCCCGATCAGATTGTCGCGAAGATCAAGGAGGTTAAATAA
- a CDS encoding 4Fe-4S binding protein, which translates to MEKTLPKIEIIEKYCKGCHICVEFCPTKVLEMKGFVASVKNLEACIKCMQCELRCPDFAIKVITD; encoded by the coding sequence ATGGAAAAAACACTGCCAAAGATCGAGATTATCGAAAAGTACTGCAAGGGGTGCCACATCTGTGTGGAATTCTGCCCCACCAAGGTTCTTGAGATGAAGGGCTTTGTCGCCTCCGTCAAGAACCTTGAGGCCTGCATCAAGTGCATGCAGTGCGAACTGAGGTGCCCCGATTTCGCAATAAAGGTGATAACCGACTAA
- the mdh gene encoding malate dehydrogenase yields MARKKIALIGGGQIGGVLAQLAALRELGDVVLFDIVEGLPQGKCLDIAEASPVDGFDVELKGTNDYKDIAGSDVVIVTAGLPRKPGMSRDDLIEVNSKIIASVGEGIKQYAPNSFVIVISNPLDAMVTLLQRITGFPYNRVIGQAGVLDSARFEAFIAWELGVSVKDVTAMTLGGHGDDMVPLVRYASVKGIPVLELLERKYKDKAKAKEVMEAMVKRTRGAGGEVVALLKTGSAFYSPASSAIAMAESILKDQKRVLPTCCFLQGEYGVNGYYVGVPAVLGSNGVENILEFALDAEEQAMMDKSVAAVKGLVDSLK; encoded by the coding sequence ATGGCACGGAAAAAGATTGCTCTTATTGGTGGCGGACAGATTGGTGGCGTTCTTGCTCAACTGGCGGCTCTGCGTGAGCTGGGCGACGTGGTCCTGTTCGATATCGTGGAGGGGCTGCCCCAGGGCAAGTGCCTCGATATCGCCGAGGCTTCTCCGGTTGACGGTTTCGATGTGGAGCTGAAAGGCACCAACGACTACAAGGATATCGCCGGATCAGATGTGGTCATCGTCACCGCGGGCCTCCCCCGCAAGCCGGGCATGAGCCGTGACGACCTGATCGAGGTCAACTCCAAGATCATCGCCAGCGTTGGCGAGGGGATCAAGCAGTACGCCCCCAACTCTTTCGTGATCGTCATCTCCAACCCGCTGGACGCCATGGTGACCCTGCTGCAGCGCATCACCGGCTTCCCCTACAACCGCGTCATCGGCCAGGCCGGCGTGCTCGACTCCGCCCGTTTCGAAGCCTTCATCGCCTGGGAGCTGGGCGTATCCGTGAAGGACGTCACCGCCATGACCCTGGGTGGCCACGGCGACGACATGGTGCCGCTGGTCCGGTACGCCAGCGTCAAGGGCATCCCGGTCCTGGAACTCCTGGAGCGCAAATACAAGGACAAAGCCAAGGCCAAGGAAGTCATGGAAGCCATGGTGAAGCGCACCCGCGGCGCCGGCGGCGAAGTCGTGGCCCTGCTCAAGACCGGTTCCGCTTTCTACTCCCCCGCCTCCTCGGCCATCGCCATGGCCGAATCGATCCTCAAGGACCAGAAGCGCGTGCTGCCCACCTGCTGCTTCCTGCAGGGCGAATACGGCGTCAACGGCTACTACGTCGGCGTACCGGCGGTCCTCGGTTCCAACGGGGTGGAGAATATCCTGGAGTTCGCCCTTGATGCCGAGGAGCAGGCAATGATGGACAAGTCTGTCGCTGCGGTCAAAGGCCTGGTCGATAGCCTTAAATAG